The genomic stretch CCGCAGCGGGACAACCAGGTCGTCGGCGGTGGTCGCGTCCGTGGGCGCGGACGGTGTGGACGGTGTGGACGGTGCGGGTGCCGCGGTTGGTGTGGACTGGGCGGCCGGCGGCCCGTAGCCCTCGAGCTCGGTGAGAAGTGGTGCGAGCCCGTCGGCGGCGGTGCGTTCGAGCTGCCGGCGTACCCGCCGCAGCACATGCGACCGCCACTGGGCGAGGTTCACGATCTGCGCCGCCAGACCGTCCGGGTGCAGGGTCGCCCGCAGTATGTTGACCGGCGCCTGCCCGAGCTCGCCGGGCAGGTCGCGAAGGAACGCACCCATGGCGCCGTTGGCGGCGAGCAGGTCCCAGTGCACGTTCACGGCGACCGCGGGGTTGGGTTCCATGCCGGCGAGCACCGCGCGGACCGCGTCCCGGGCCGCCCCGAGGTCGGTGAGCGGCCGCTCGCGGTAGACCGGCGCGAAGCCCGCGGCGAGGTGGAAGCGGTTGCGTTCGCGCAGCGGCACGTCCAGCTCGCCGCAGATCCGCTCGATCATCGCCGGGCTGGGGTTCGACCTCCCGGTCTCGATGTAGCTCAGGTGCCGCGCCGACATCTCCGCGGCCAGCGACAGGTCCAGCTGGGAACGGCGGCGTCGTTCGCGCCACCGTTTCACCAGCATCCCGATCGTCTCCTCCGGCGCGGCTGTGGCAGTCATGTTCGCCACGATGACGTCCCTCCGTCCGGCCCGGCAATGACGTCTGAGGTTATTGCCGGGCTACTGCCGGTCGAGCGACCGTATGGGCGTTGCGAGACCGTCGCCGCCCGAACGCCGGGCGGCGGCCCACGTCAAGGCGTTGCGGAGGAACCTGCAGATGACCGACACCACCGACACCACCGACACCACGGGGACCACCGGCACCACCCGTGCCGACCAGGAGCCGTCCGAAGGATCCCGTCCGGCCGCCGCCGGCGTACCGGCGGTCGACCGGTACGTCGAGTTCTGGAACGCGGCGGCACCGGAGGACCAGCAGCGGCTGGCCGCGCAGACGTTCGCCGAGGAGGTGAGTTCACGTACGCCGGTGGCCCTGATGCGGGGTGTGGAGGAGCTGGTCGCGTTCCGGAACCAGTTCGCGCAGCACTTCCCGGACTATCGGTTCCGGGCCCGCGCGGAGCCGGAGGCCCACCACGGCCGGGCCCGCCTGCGGTGGGAGATCGTCGTCGGCGGCGGCACGTCGTTCGCCACCGGAACCGACGTGCTCCGGCTCGACGAAGCGGGCCTCGTCACCGAGATCACCGGCTTCCTCGACCGGCCACCGGAGGGGTTCGGCCACCACGAGCACGACTGACCGAGCCTGCTGGTCACCGCGCGGAGTCTTCCGCGGAGGAATCCCGCGCGGCCACGTGCGGGACGGAGCGTGCGGGTCGCCGAGGGCCACGGCCCTCAGCGACCCGCACGCAACGAGGAGACTTCCCGGCTACCCGGCCCGGGAGCGCAGCTGCTCGCGGTAGGCCAGGCAGTCCGCGTACGACGGCAACAGGCCCTGGTGCTCGGCCTCTGCCAGCGTCGGCGCACCCGCGTCCTTGTCCGACAGCAGCGGCTCGAGGTCGGCCGGCCAGTCGATCCCGAGCGCCGGGTCGAGCGGGTGGACGCCGTGTTCGCGGCTGGGCGCGAACCCTTCCGAGCAGAGGTACAGCAGGGTCGCGTCGTCGGTGAGCGCCATCACCGCGTGCCCGAGGCCCTCGCTGAGGTAGACCGCGTGCCGGGTCTGGTCGTCCAGGCGTACCGCCTCCCACTGGCGGTAGGTCGGTGAGCCGACCCGGATGTCCACGACCACGTCCAGCAGCGCGCCCCGCACGCAGGTGACGTACTTCGCCTGGCTCGGCGGCACGTCGGCGAAGTGGACGCCGCGCAGCACCCCCCGTGCGGACACCGAGAGATTGGCCTGGCGAAGGTCCAGGTCGTGCCCGGTGGCCTTGCGGAACTCCTCACCGGAGAACCACGGCGAGAACAGGCCTCGGCTGTCGGGGAAGACCGGCGGCTGGGCGAGCCAGGCGCCGTCGATGCTCAGTGGCTGCAACGTTCAACTCCTCGTTCCGTGTCGCCGTCCGCGCGTCTGATCGTCGCCGGACTATGGTGACTGGGTTTCACCGACCGCCCGGACGGACGCGCCTGATCCGGGCGGCGACCACTCTGCCTGCCCGGCGGCCAAGCTGGCGAGCGGCCCGGCGGCCGAGCCGTCCACCTGTGCGCAGCCAGGCGAGCAGCTCCGGTCGCAGGCCCTGGGCCGATCCCGCGCCGTCCTCGGAGTCCCGGAAAGGAGCCTGGCCGTTGGCTCCGGACCGCCGGCTGAACTCGTTCAGCGCCGGTAGGCCTGCACCGGCCGGGACCGTCACGGTCACCGGCAGCGGGACGAACGTGCCCTGTTCGGCGGCGACGAGACGGACCCGCACCGACCAGCGGCCGGCACTGAGGGCGTCCCGGGAGAACTGCGCCGACAACCGCGAGCAGCCCATCCCGTCGTGGACGTACGGAGTGAGGCGGCCGGGCACCTGCACGGCCACGCCGCTGCCCTCGTGCAGCAATTGGACGGCGGCCACGTCGATGTCGTTCGCCACGA from Actinopolymorpha sp. NPDC004070 encodes the following:
- the rfbC gene encoding dTDP-4-dehydrorhamnose 3,5-epimerase: MQPLSIDGAWLAQPPVFPDSRGLFSPWFSGEEFRKATGHDLDLRQANLSVSARGVLRGVHFADVPPSQAKYVTCVRGALLDVVVDIRVGSPTYRQWEAVRLDDQTRHAVYLSEGLGHAVMALTDDATLLYLCSEGFAPSREHGVHPLDPALGIDWPADLEPLLSDKDAGAPTLAEAEHQGLLPSYADCLAYREQLRSRAG
- a CDS encoding helix-turn-helix transcriptional regulator — encoded protein: MTATAAPEETIGMLVKRWRERRRRSQLDLSLAAEMSARHLSYIETGRSNPSPAMIERICGELDVPLRERNRFHLAAGFAPVYRERPLTDLGAARDAVRAVLAGMEPNPAVAVNVHWDLLAANGAMGAFLRDLPGELGQAPVNILRATLHPDGLAAQIVNLAQWRSHVLRRVRRQLERTAADGLAPLLTELEGYGPPAAQSTPTAAPAPSTPSTPSAPTDATTADDLVVPLRMTTPYGDLALLYTATVFGSPRDVTLDEIAIETFFPADRATARVLRSLADTRNATPGGTPA
- a CDS encoding nuclear transport factor 2 family protein; the protein is MTDTTDTTDTTGTTGTTRADQEPSEGSRPAAAGVPAVDRYVEFWNAAAPEDQQRLAAQTFAEEVSSRTPVALMRGVEELVAFRNQFAQHFPDYRFRARAEPEAHHGRARLRWEIVVGGGTSFATGTDVLRLDEAGLVTEITGFLDRPPEGFGHHEHD